In a single window of the Synergistaceae bacterium genome:
- a CDS encoding class I mannose-6-phosphate isomerase translates to MSMFRLKPVFKDYLWGGERLKELFGKRTDVSPLAESWELAAHPDGDCTVADGPLAGAPLSEYLRRFPGALGSRVPEGDGLPVLIKLIDAREPLSVQVHPCDEYAARVEGGRGKTEMWCVLDRTPGAFLYCGFQRATELDEVRARIADGTLDQVLHRVYVEPGDVVFIPAGTVHAIGAGIVLAEIQQSSNTTYRMFDYGRRGPDGKQRPLHVERALDVATLGPADIEPPGREGPRTLPGGTIERLTSCPFFTVDLLALDGVASLALEDASFLSVLCLEGGATLLRGDGRMEVAKGDSLFIPAGEGELIMDGAGSLLLTGAGHDPRDPEVERTGSF, encoded by the coding sequence ATGAGCATGTTCAGACTGAAGCCTGTCTTCAAGGACTACCTGTGGGGAGGGGAGAGGCTGAAGGAGCTGTTCGGCAAGCGTACCGACGTATCGCCTCTCGCGGAGAGCTGGGAGCTGGCCGCACACCCTGACGGAGACTGCACCGTGGCCGACGGCCCGCTGGCGGGTGCTCCGTTGTCCGAATACCTGCGCCGATTCCCGGGGGCGCTGGGAAGTCGCGTTCCGGAAGGCGACGGACTTCCGGTGCTGATAAAGCTGATAGACGCTCGCGAGCCCCTGTCGGTGCAGGTGCACCCTTGCGACGAGTATGCGGCTCGGGTCGAGGGCGGGCGGGGCAAGACCGAGATGTGGTGCGTGCTGGACAGGACTCCCGGGGCCTTCCTCTACTGCGGCTTCCAGCGAGCGACAGAGCTGGACGAGGTCCGGGCCCGAATCGCGGACGGAACGCTCGACCAAGTTTTGCACAGGGTCTACGTGGAGCCGGGCGACGTCGTCTTCATACCCGCGGGAACGGTGCACGCCATCGGGGCCGGGATAGTGCTGGCCGAGATACAGCAGAGCTCCAACACCACCTACAGGATGTTTGACTACGGCAGGAGGGGCCCGGACGGCAAACAGCGCCCTCTGCACGTCGAAAGGGCCCTTGACGTGGCGACCCTCGGCCCGGCCGATATCGAGCCACCGGGGCGCGAAGGGCCTAGGACGCTGCCGGGTGGAACGATCGAGCGGTTGACCTCGTGCCCATTCTTCACGGTGGACCTGCTGGCCCTGGACGGTGTGGCTAGTCTTGCCTTGGAGGACGCCTCGTTCCTGTCAGTGCTGTGCCTTGAGGGTGGCGCGACACTGTTGCGCGGCGACGGGAGAATGGAGGTCGCGAAGGGTGACAGCCTCTTCATCCCGGCGGGGGAAGGGGAGCTGATCATGGACGGGGCGGGATCCCTGCTGCTGACAGGGGCGGGGCATGACCCGCGCGATCCGGAAGTGGAGCGAACAGGCTCTTTCTGA
- a CDS encoding substrate-binding domain-containing protein, producing the protein MRKFIALFMGCLLLAGLFAGAAAAENHKVYLITMDQMDQHWVTVNAGAEKAVAELGNIDFKWLAPDVKDDAKQIEAVNNAVAAGAEVLLVAANGPTAISSALKEASEAGVKIIYVDSPADFPAIQTLATDNEAAGNTAGKEMLKALEAAGVTEGDIGIVNVNAATASTVAREKGFRAAFEGTGFNILETQYCDGDAARAKDIASNYITQGCVGVFGANEGSTVGTGNAIQEAGGEVIGVGFDKSNMILELIRNGHLVCTMAQNPDVMGYEGVKAAARALAGEPAGADYVDTGVSVLTKDNL; encoded by the coding sequence ATGAGAAAGTTCATAGCGCTGTTCATGGGCTGCCTGCTTCTCGCAGGGCTTTTCGCGGGAGCGGCGGCGGCCGAGAATCACAAGGTGTACCTGATCACGATGGACCAGATGGATCAGCACTGGGTCACGGTGAACGCCGGTGCCGAGAAGGCGGTGGCGGAGCTAGGCAACATAGACTTCAAGTGGCTCGCCCCGGACGTGAAGGACGACGCCAAGCAGATCGAGGCCGTCAACAACGCGGTCGCTGCGGGCGCCGAGGTTCTGCTGGTGGCGGCCAACGGCCCCACGGCGATCAGCTCGGCGCTCAAGGAGGCATCCGAGGCCGGCGTCAAGATCATCTACGTTGACTCACCCGCGGACTTCCCCGCGATCCAGACCCTGGCGACCGACAACGAGGCCGCCGGCAACACCGCGGGCAAGGAGATGCTCAAGGCGCTCGAGGCAGCGGGAGTGACCGAAGGAGACATAGGCATAGTCAACGTCAACGCTGCGACCGCCTCGACAGTCGCACGCGAGAAGGGCTTCCGCGCGGCCTTCGAGGGGACCGGGTTCAACATACTGGAGACCCAGTACTGCGACGGCGACGCAGCTCGCGCGAAGGACATAGCATCCAACTACATCACCCAGGGGTGCGTGGGAGTGTTCGGCGCCAACGAGGGCTCGACCGTCGGCACAGGCAACGCGATACAGGAGGCCGGCGGCGAGGTCATAGGAGTGGGCTTCGACAAGTCGAACATGATACTCGAACTCATCAGGAACGGGCACCTTGTCTGCACCATGGCGCAGAACCCGGACGTCATGGGCTACGAGGGCGTCAAGGCGGCCGCCAGGGCGCTTGCAGGCGAGCCCGCCGGGGCGGACTACGTGGACACCGGTGTCTCCGTCCTGACCAAGGACAACCTTTAA
- a CDS encoding ROK family protein, producing the protein MHFVGVDIGGTKCAASLGEASGGELRVLHRAVPRRTAGRAPKEMLGGLLEDVRECLARLPGGASASGIGISCGGPLDSRKGLILSPPNLPGWDRVDAVGWFGRGTGLPAWLCNDADAGALAEWRYGAGRGCRDMVFITCGTGFGAGLILNGGLYEGSSGAAGEIGHVRAEMHGPTGYGKIGSYEGFCSGGGIAQIARTLALREIQTGRPPSFCRTPHELEGITAESVAGAAYEGDRVAVEVFSLSGEVLGRALAVLIDLFNPERIVIGGVFARCRDLLWPAAERAIKLEALPGSAAACEVLPAELSESIGDMAALAVAEYRSSKGGGER; encoded by the coding sequence ATGCACTTTGTCGGGGTCGACATAGGCGGGACGAAGTGTGCGGCGAGCCTTGGAGAGGCCTCCGGGGGCGAGCTGAGGGTGCTGCACAGGGCTGTCCCGCGACGGACGGCCGGGAGGGCGCCGAAGGAGATGCTGGGCGGCCTGCTGGAGGACGTGAGAGAGTGCCTGGCCCGACTGCCTGGCGGTGCTTCGGCCTCCGGCATAGGCATAAGCTGCGGAGGTCCGCTCGACAGTCGGAAGGGGCTGATACTCTCTCCGCCGAACCTGCCCGGGTGGGACAGGGTAGATGCGGTCGGGTGGTTCGGAAGGGGAACGGGACTTCCTGCCTGGCTGTGCAACGACGCGGACGCCGGAGCGCTCGCCGAGTGGCGGTACGGGGCGGGCAGGGGGTGCCGCGACATGGTCTTCATCACGTGCGGCACGGGCTTCGGCGCGGGGCTCATACTGAACGGCGGGCTCTACGAAGGGTCGAGCGGTGCGGCCGGGGAGATAGGGCACGTGCGCGCCGAGATGCACGGGCCGACAGGGTACGGAAAAATAGGCTCGTACGAGGGCTTCTGCAGCGGGGGCGGCATCGCGCAGATCGCCCGAACCCTGGCGCTGAGGGAGATCCAGACGGGAAGGCCCCCGTCCTTCTGTCGCACCCCGCATGAGCTCGAGGGGATCACGGCCGAGTCGGTCGCAGGAGCGGCATACGAAGGGGACAGAGTGGCGGTCGAGGTGTTCTCCCTGTCGGGGGAGGTCCTGGGCAGGGCTCTGGCGGTGTTGATCGACCTGTTCAACCCGGAGAGGATTGTGATAGGGGGCGTCTTCGCTCGCTGCCGCGACCTTCTCTGGCCCGCCGCGGAGAGGGCGATAAAACTGGAGGCTCTTCCGGGGTCGGCAGCGGCCTGCGAGGTCCTGCCGGCGGAGCTGTCGGAGTCGATAGGGGACATGGCTGCGCTGGCAGTGGCGGAGTACCGTTCGAGCAAGGGAGGCGGCGAGAGGTGA
- a CDS encoding SIS domain-containing protein translates to MARELFAPGGELESLRDDVLSAAEIITGAFRRGGKLLVCGNGGSWADGEHIVGELMKGFMLKRPLLGADRSELSRLWGREGEEIADELQGALPAISLGSCGALLTAFANDADGRYVFAQQVIGYAVPGDVVMGISTSGDAENVRFALMAAKSRGAAAIALTGRTGGRLAEVADCCVRAPDDRTFRVQEHHVRIYHFLCAYAESELFDE, encoded by the coding sequence ATGGCAAGGGAGCTTTTCGCCCCCGGGGGGGAGCTCGAATCCCTGCGCGACGACGTCTTGAGCGCGGCTGAGATCATCACCGGCGCTTTTAGGCGCGGTGGAAAGCTGCTCGTCTGCGGCAACGGCGGGAGTTGGGCCGACGGCGAGCACATAGTAGGCGAGCTGATGAAGGGCTTCATGCTCAAACGGCCTCTCCTCGGCGCGGACAGGTCGGAACTGTCGCGGCTGTGGGGGAGAGAGGGAGAGGAGATCGCAGACGAGCTCCAGGGGGCGCTGCCCGCAATATCGCTCGGGAGCTGCGGTGCGCTGCTCACGGCTTTCGCCAACGACGCCGACGGCAGGTACGTCTTCGCGCAGCAGGTGATAGGGTATGCCGTTCCGGGCGACGTCGTGATGGGTATTAGCACTTCAGGCGACGCGGAGAACGTGCGATTCGCCCTCATGGCAGCGAAAAGCCGGGGGGCGGCGGCTATCGCCCTCACGGGACGTACCGGCGGAAGGCTCGCTGAAGTCGCGGACTGTTGCGTGCGAGCTCCGGACGACAGGACCTTCAGGGTGCAGGAGCACCACGTCAGGATCTATCACTTTCTTTGCGCTTACGCCGAGTCGGAGCTATTCGACGAGTGA